From the genome of Varibaculum prostatecancerukia, one region includes:
- the sufD gene encoding Fe-S cluster assembly protein SufD: MAEMVKQTGHKVVAAPSRADRPTSFNLADIPMPGGREEDWRFTPLERIKMLLTDTLEGSAPRVEVGGEILGVDSRINLGASSYVEIATDSDIHGKIGAPGDRAAVVEWNNHRDLVNVVIAEQLSEPLRIKVIGESRQPAAQHICIDVKPDAKALVILEHAGDAQLNQGIEIDVESGAELEFVSIQEWDRAAVHASNHRMSVEKDAKLKHIAITLGGDLVRICPDIDLDKAGGEVEMYGVYFTDTLQHQEHRLFVNHSAENCRSDVHYKGALQGQQAHAVWIGDVLIGKNAFNTDSYEQNRNLVLNEGAKADSVPNLEIENGEIAGAGHASATGRFDEEQLFYLLSRGIPEDIARKMVVHGFFAEVIRQIGIDEIENHLLEAVDARLEKGPDPL, translated from the coding sequence ATGGCCGAGATGGTAAAGCAGACAGGCCATAAAGTAGTCGCGGCTCCTTCCCGGGCGGATCGTCCCACCTCTTTTAACCTCGCCGATATCCCCATGCCGGGCGGACGCGAGGAAGATTGGCGATTCACCCCGCTAGAGCGGATAAAGATGCTGCTTACGGATACTTTAGAGGGGTCAGCTCCCCGGGTCGAGGTCGGCGGAGAGATTTTAGGGGTCGATAGCCGGATAAATCTGGGTGCTTCCTCCTATGTGGAAATAGCTACTGATAGCGATATTCACGGAAAAATCGGAGCGCCAGGAGATCGCGCTGCGGTTGTAGAGTGGAATAACCACCGTGACCTGGTAAACGTAGTAATCGCCGAGCAGCTTAGCGAACCGCTACGCATCAAAGTGATCGGGGAAAGCCGCCAGCCGGCTGCCCAACATATCTGTATCGATGTAAAACCTGACGCGAAAGCGTTAGTAATCCTGGAACACGCTGGCGATGCCCAGCTGAACCAGGGGATCGAAATCGATGTGGAATCCGGTGCCGAGTTAGAGTTCGTATCTATCCAAGAATGGGACAGAGCGGCAGTTCACGCCAGTAATCATCGCATGAGCGTAGAAAAAGACGCGAAGCTCAAGCATATTGCGATTACCTTAGGCGGCGACCTGGTACGGATTTGTCCCGATATTGACTTGGATAAAGCTGGAGGGGAAGTAGAGATGTACGGTGTCTACTTCACCGACACCCTACAGCATCAGGAACATCGCTTATTCGTTAACCACAGCGCCGAAAATTGCCGTTCGGATGTGCATTACAAGGGGGCGCTGCAAGGTCAGCAGGCACATGCGGTCTGGATCGGGGATGTGTTGATTGGCAAGAATGCTTTCAACACCGACTCCTATGAACAAAACCGCAACCTGGTGTTGAACGAGGGCGCGAAAGCCGATTCGGTACCGAACCTGGAAATTGAAAACGGAGAGATTGCGGGAGCTGGACACGCCTCCGCTACCGGGCGCTTCGATGAAGAACAACTGTTCTACCTGCTATCACGAGGGATCCCCGAAGATATCGCTCGCAAAATGGTGGTCCACGGGTTCTTTGCGGAAGTCATTCGCCAGATCGGAATCGATGAAATTGAAAACCATCTGCTGGAAGCGGTTGATGCCCGACTAGAAAAAGGCCCGGATCCGCTATGA
- the steA gene encoding putative cytokinetic ring protein SteA — protein sequence MGFFKRRKANAVAPASSSRVRVDKKTKHLTQRLQAGEIAVINHADIDRIAAETLVAAGPSAVLNAAKSTTGRYPNMGPSIIVDAGITLIDDLGTGIMNLKEGSQVTVEGNKVQRDGKVIAEGILQTSGTIAADLEEARKGVSTQIEAFAANTMEYLRRERDLLLDGVGVPKVKTKFAGKHALIVVRGYHYQEDLRSLRPYIREYQPVLVGVDGGADAILEQGYTPDMIIGDMDSVSDQALRCGAEIVVHAYRNGKAPGTERLKREGIPYVLFPATGTSEDVAMLLADDKDAEMIVALGTHATLVEFLDKGRSGMASTFLTRLRVGSKLVDAKGVSQLYQPRVSTWQTMLLALVCIGAIAVSLAVTPVGQTFYGIAGIYLNDLIDFFRQLFGVAPSLKG from the coding sequence GTGGGATTTTTTAAACGCCGTAAAGCAAACGCAGTGGCACCAGCCTCTAGCAGCCGGGTGCGAGTGGATAAGAAAACTAAGCATCTCACCCAACGCCTGCAAGCCGGTGAAATCGCGGTTATTAACCATGCCGATATCGACCGGATAGCAGCAGAAACTCTGGTAGCCGCCGGGCCCAGCGCAGTCCTTAATGCCGCTAAATCAACCACTGGTCGTTACCCGAACATGGGGCCTTCCATTATCGTCGATGCCGGAATTACCTTGATTGATGATCTAGGTACCGGGATTATGAACCTTAAAGAAGGCAGTCAGGTAACGGTTGAGGGCAATAAAGTCCAACGAGATGGCAAAGTAATTGCCGAGGGTATCTTGCAGACCTCCGGAACTATCGCTGCCGACCTAGAAGAGGCTCGCAAAGGGGTATCTACCCAGATAGAAGCGTTCGCGGCGAACACTATGGAGTATTTGCGCCGCGAGCGGGATTTGCTACTAGATGGGGTGGGCGTACCTAAAGTAAAAACTAAATTCGCCGGTAAACATGCCCTAATCGTGGTGCGTGGCTACCATTATCAAGAAGATTTACGTTCCCTGCGCCCCTATATTCGTGAATACCAGCCAGTCCTGGTGGGGGTCGATGGGGGAGCCGATGCCATTCTGGAACAGGGATACACCCCCGATATGATTATCGGGGATATGGATTCCGTATCCGACCAGGCCTTGCGCTGTGGAGCCGAAATCGTGGTACACGCCTATCGCAATGGCAAGGCTCCCGGCACTGAACGGCTTAAACGCGAAGGGATTCCCTACGTACTCTTCCCGGCTACCGGCACTTCCGAGGACGTAGCGATGCTACTGGCTGATGATAAGGACGCCGAAATGATTGTGGCGCTGGGAACTCACGCCACTTTGGTGGAGTTCTTAGACAAAGGACGCTCTGGGATGGCCTCTACTTTCTTGACCCGCTTGCGAGTGGGCTCCAAACTGGTGGACGCCAAAGGAGTCTCCCAGCTCTATCAGCCGCGGGTATCCACCTGGCAAACTATGCTGCTCGCCCTAGTATGTATAGGCGCGATAGCAGTCTCCCTGGCGGTAACCCCGGTGGGGCAAACTTTTTACGGGATTGCCGGTATCTATCTAAATGATTTAATTGACTTTTTCCGACAACTATTTGGGGTTGCTCCTTCACTAAAGGGCTAA
- a CDS encoding NUDIX domain-containing protein, with protein sequence MELRDENSSFPVEDHQLIYQGKVFDFVTDSVRLHADEEAVQRDYLAHPGAVAIAAVRPVSGADSSSREISDWEILLVRQYRHPVRALLWEVPAGLLDHQGEDRLEAAKRELWEEANLEAKTWQVLVDFFTSPGGSSEHLRVFLAREVSAARGQRFEASEEERDMVTAWFTLKQARDALLAGKIHNPSAMAAILSVIESLRQGWQGLREVSAPFAPDPLEIES encoded by the coding sequence ATGGAACTGCGCGATGAAAACTCTAGTTTCCCAGTGGAAGATCACCAGCTTATCTACCAGGGGAAAGTGTTTGATTTTGTCACCGATAGCGTGCGTCTCCATGCGGATGAGGAGGCTGTCCAGCGTGACTATCTTGCTCATCCGGGAGCAGTCGCTATCGCGGCGGTGCGTCCAGTATCTGGGGCGGATTCCTCCTCCCGGGAAATCTCAGATTGGGAAATCTTATTAGTACGTCAATACCGACATCCGGTGCGCGCCTTACTTTGGGAAGTACCTGCTGGACTTTTAGATCACCAGGGAGAAGATCGCCTAGAAGCAGCTAAGCGAGAGCTCTGGGAAGAAGCCAATCTAGAGGCCAAAACCTGGCAGGTGCTGGTGGATTTCTTTACTTCCCCGGGAGGAAGCAGCGAACATTTACGAGTGTTTTTAGCGCGCGAGGTTTCCGCTGCTAGGGGCCAGCGTTTTGAGGCTAGTGAAGAAGAACGCGATATGGTCACCGCTTGGTTTACTTTAAAGCAGGCTCGCGATGCCCTGCTAGCTGGGAAGATCCATAATCCTTCGGCAATGGCTGCTATTTTGTCGGTGATTGAATCTTTGCGGCAGGGATGGCAAGGGCTGCGGGAAGTGTCCGCGCCTTTCGCTCCCGATCCCCTAGAGATCGAAAGCTAA
- the recN gene encoding DNA repair protein RecN, whose amino-acid sequence MIDQLSITNLGVIPEARLNFSPGLTVLTGETGAGKTMVLSSIGLLLGQKADSSLVRHGEKELAVEGIFISEPSSTAAAAVIDAGGVVEDGEIILARTVPAQGRSRCHGGGRTIPSAVLAKIGTELVTVHGQSEQLSLRTSGRQLVLLDSFGAASHLALVKQFREKYFVWRDLGAQLEQWEKQTQAREQEVSRLSEGVALLEKLQPQAGEEDQLLRKIERLGNVEDLREAAQQAHSYLSSDSLGDGNDAASLVSAAVQALEKGSQSDEELGELAQGLRDASSIILDIAAETGAYLANLEADPAELERSQRRLAELRHAYRSYAEDLDSWQAWGEGAREKIALLSGPQNQGKQLKEHLEQARAEMESLGRKLTDTRHALAKDLKKKVVGELSGLQMPDAGFEIQVDTLDEPTVNGYDQVTFGLRQSQDAPMRPLAQGASGGELSRIMLALEVSLATRDLAEGTHTFIFDEVDAGIGGQTALAVGQRLARLAKHAQVIVVTHLPQVAAWADKQLVVSKNNENAQVREVAGSEREREIARMLAGKADSQSALDHARELISACCVG is encoded by the coding sequence ATGATCGATCAGCTTTCCATCACTAACCTGGGGGTAATCCCGGAGGCTAGGCTGAATTTTTCGCCGGGATTAACCGTGCTTACGGGCGAAACCGGAGCGGGGAAAACCATGGTGCTTTCCTCAATCGGGCTACTTTTGGGACAAAAAGCTGATTCTTCTTTGGTGCGACACGGGGAAAAAGAACTGGCGGTAGAAGGCATTTTTATTTCCGAGCCTTCCTCAACCGCGGCCGCAGCCGTAATAGATGCAGGTGGGGTAGTCGAGGACGGCGAAATTATTTTGGCACGTACGGTTCCAGCCCAGGGGCGTTCACGTTGCCACGGCGGAGGGCGCACCATTCCCAGCGCCGTATTAGCCAAGATCGGAACCGAGTTAGTTACTGTGCATGGCCAGTCGGAACAGCTCAGTCTGCGCACTTCCGGACGGCAATTGGTCTTGTTGGACTCCTTTGGAGCTGCTTCCCATTTAGCGCTCGTCAAACAGTTCCGAGAAAAATATTTTGTTTGGCGCGATTTAGGGGCGCAGCTAGAGCAGTGGGAAAAGCAGACGCAAGCGCGGGAACAGGAAGTTTCCCGCCTTAGCGAAGGGGTAGCTTTGCTGGAAAAGTTGCAGCCCCAGGCAGGGGAGGAAGACCAGCTGCTGCGCAAAATTGAACGGCTGGGGAATGTAGAGGATTTACGAGAAGCTGCCCAACAGGCTCATAGCTATCTGTCCAGCGATTCCTTGGGGGATGGTAACGATGCGGCTTCTCTGGTAAGCGCGGCCGTCCAGGCCTTGGAAAAGGGATCGCAAAGCGATGAAGAGCTGGGGGAGCTGGCACAGGGGCTGAGGGATGCCTCCTCGATTATTTTGGATATTGCCGCCGAGACCGGAGCCTATTTGGCTAACTTGGAGGCTGACCCCGCAGAACTGGAACGCAGTCAGCGACGCCTGGCTGAACTTCGCCATGCCTATCGCTCCTACGCCGAAGATTTAGATAGCTGGCAGGCCTGGGGAGAGGGAGCTCGCGAGAAAATCGCGCTGCTTTCTGGTCCCCAAAACCAAGGTAAACAGCTCAAGGAACACCTAGAACAAGCCCGCGCAGAAATGGAAAGCTTGGGCAGGAAGCTCACTGATACCCGCCACGCCCTCGCCAAAGATTTAAAAAAGAAAGTTGTAGGAGAGCTTAGCGGGCTGCAAATGCCAGATGCCGGCTTTGAAATCCAGGTAGATACTTTGGATGAGCCCACCGTAAATGGCTATGACCAGGTAACTTTCGGGTTGCGTCAGAGTCAGGACGCGCCGATGCGTCCTTTGGCGCAGGGAGCGTCCGGGGGCGAGCTTTCTCGCATCATGTTAGCGCTAGAAGTCAGTTTAGCTACGCGTGATCTAGCTGAGGGCACCCATACTTTTATTTTTGACGAGGTAGACGCGGGAATCGGGGGGCAAACTGCTCTGGCAGTGGGGCAACGGCTGGCTCGATTAGCTAAGCATGCGCAAGTAATAGTGGTAACCCACTTGCCACAAGTGGCGGCGTGGGCAGATAAACAACTGGTAGTGTCAAAAAATAACGAGAACGCCCAGGTGAGAGAAGTCGCAGGTAGTGAGCGAGAACGCGAAATTGCGCGGATGCTAGCCGGGAAAGCTGATTCACAATCTGCCCTTGACCACGCTCGGGAGCTGATTAGTGCCTGCTGCGTGGGGTAA
- a CDS encoding copper transporter: MIDFRYHLVSLMAVLVALTMGVVLGAGPLQGKISDTLTGQVSQLSKQQAELRESNEDLVKQANSSGEYIGVLGSKVTPGTMTGKKVAVIRMPGVKEETVTGLNSQIKVAGAAVVNTVTVKDAWFNDDSKSYRDSLAPTLASKLGDKVDAKVSTQQVLSTALAAGLTSDDAEVQALVANLSAGDVPLISASAVSDPAEFILVISPAGSEKDTKDSALKLDLEFVKGIDKMLPKGTVVVGSAKDETSYLTQIRSEKLAVTTVDGLGSVMSKVSTPFALLADQSGTNQAYGTQQYATQLIPPVPAPAKEG; this comes from the coding sequence ATGATTGATTTTCGCTATCACTTAGTATCGTTGATGGCCGTACTGGTCGCCCTCACAATGGGGGTGGTGTTAGGGGCTGGTCCTTTGCAAGGCAAGATTTCCGACACCCTCACCGGGCAGGTATCGCAGCTATCTAAACAGCAGGCCGAGCTACGAGAATCCAACGAAGACCTGGTGAAACAAGCAAATAGCAGCGGCGAATATATCGGGGTTCTAGGAAGTAAGGTCACTCCGGGGACTATGACCGGTAAAAAGGTCGCGGTTATCAGGATGCCCGGGGTTAAAGAGGAAACTGTAACCGGGCTTAACAGCCAGATTAAGGTTGCGGGAGCTGCGGTAGTGAACACAGTGACCGTAAAAGATGCTTGGTTTAATGATGATTCCAAATCTTATCGCGATAGTCTGGCGCCTACTTTGGCCAGCAAACTGGGCGATAAGGTCGACGCTAAAGTATCTACCCAGCAGGTGCTTTCGACCGCCCTAGCTGCTGGTTTAACCAGTGATGATGCAGAGGTGCAGGCTTTGGTAGCTAATCTGTCTGCGGGAGATGTTCCCCTAATTAGTGCCTCGGCTGTTAGCGATCCTGCTGAATTCATACTGGTGATTAGCCCTGCTGGCAGCGAAAAGGACACTAAGGATTCCGCCCTGAAACTGGACTTAGAGTTCGTAAAAGGTATCGATAAGATGTTGCCCAAGGGAACGGTTGTCGTAGGTAGCGCCAAAGATGAAACCAGCTACCTGACCCAGATCCGCTCCGAAAAACTGGCAGTTACCACGGTCGATGGGCTGGGATCAGTAATGAGTAAAGTTTCTACTCCCTTCGCGCTCTTAGCTGATCAATCCGGCACCAATCAGGCCTACGGAACCCAGCAGTATGCGACGCAACTGATTCCGCCGGTTCCTGCTCCTGCGAAGGAGGGCTAG
- the murJ gene encoding murein biosynthesis integral membrane protein MurJ → MKKAGVSSRLPALASAVGLISVLTLLSRIFGFGRWLTQSAWVGTGAFANAYSTANQLPTVLFEVVAGGALAGVTIPILAGPIADRMHKEVQRVSSALITWALLLLTPVGVAVFLLAPWIGQVMPCPRGVDPQLQAHLISVFLQMFALQVPLYGLCVVGTGILQAHEKFLLPALGPLLNSLVVISTYAVFGYLTPSVADPAQVAHNAILILGWGTTAGVAAMSLPLFIPIYRLGIRWRPTLKLGEGRGRQALRLAGAGVGSLIAQQFSVLVIILVTRTYGAEGSLPIYQYSQSVYMLPYAVLAVPIATAMFPRLSSLLHRGGKTVFNPECAASTRLVTVVGMLGSALLGAVALPVTDIFTRINPVPGMLWALVAMAPGIVGYGLVYHVSRVLYALGGARQAVIAASAGWLTVAAFSWGLGATLPGLLGSRANGILLALGIAQSVGMSVGALGLLIGLRQLAGQQAVSGVAFSACKSALLALIAGVAGWFVSGYFMGLWPSIIGTFAAAAIAGIVTIAIMSPLLIQEIRQQKRGSTPAAASAGEEDGENPEGNLPD, encoded by the coding sequence TTGAAAAAAGCGGGGGTAAGTAGCAGGCTGCCCGCCCTGGCTTCGGCTGTCGGGCTGATTTCTGTTCTTACCTTACTATCGCGAATTTTTGGTTTTGGGCGCTGGTTAACCCAATCCGCCTGGGTAGGAACCGGTGCTTTCGCGAATGCCTACTCCACGGCTAATCAGCTACCCACGGTACTTTTTGAGGTAGTTGCCGGTGGGGCGCTCGCGGGAGTGACTATCCCTATTTTGGCTGGTCCTATTGCCGATCGGATGCACAAAGAGGTTCAGCGGGTTTCATCTGCGCTGATTACTTGGGCTTTACTGCTGCTGACTCCGGTAGGGGTGGCAGTGTTCTTACTAGCTCCCTGGATCGGGCAGGTGATGCCCTGTCCGCGAGGGGTCGATCCCCAGCTGCAAGCCCATTTGATCAGTGTTTTCTTACAGATGTTTGCCCTACAAGTTCCGCTTTACGGGTTGTGTGTAGTGGGTACCGGCATTCTGCAGGCGCATGAGAAATTTCTGCTACCAGCCCTGGGGCCGCTATTAAATTCCCTGGTAGTTATTTCTACCTACGCGGTTTTTGGTTATCTTACTCCTTCGGTTGCCGATCCTGCACAGGTGGCACATAACGCTATCTTGATTCTTGGTTGGGGGACTACTGCCGGGGTGGCGGCGATGAGTCTGCCCCTGTTTATCCCTATATATCGTCTAGGGATTCGCTGGCGTCCAACTTTGAAATTAGGGGAAGGACGCGGGCGTCAGGCACTCCGGCTGGCAGGAGCGGGCGTGGGGTCTTTAATCGCCCAGCAATTCTCAGTGTTAGTAATCATTTTGGTAACTCGCACCTATGGCGCGGAAGGTTCCCTTCCTATCTATCAGTATTCGCAATCGGTTTATATGTTGCCCTATGCGGTGCTAGCGGTACCGATCGCTACTGCCATGTTTCCGCGGCTGTCTAGCCTGCTGCACCGGGGAGGGAAAACGGTCTTCAATCCCGAATGTGCAGCCTCTACTCGGCTGGTAACCGTGGTGGGCATGCTGGGGTCGGCACTCCTGGGGGCCGTGGCGCTTCCGGTTACCGATATTTTCACTCGCATCAATCCGGTACCGGGGATGCTCTGGGCGCTAGTGGCTATGGCTCCCGGAATCGTAGGATACGGGCTGGTCTACCATGTTTCTCGGGTGCTTTATGCCTTGGGAGGCGCCCGGCAAGCGGTGATTGCCGCTTCCGCCGGTTGGTTAACCGTAGCAGCTTTTTCCTGGGGACTGGGGGCCACCCTGCCCGGACTGCTTGGCAGCCGGGCAAACGGAATCCTCTTAGCCCTGGGAATCGCGCAATCAGTCGGGATGAGCGTAGGGGCGCTGGGATTATTGATTGGTTTGCGCCAATTAGCAGGTCAGCAGGCAGTTAGCGGAGTCGCGTTCTCGGCATGCAAATCCGCGCTATTGGCGCTGATAGCCGGGGTAGCCGGCTGGTTCGTGTCTGGATATTTTATGGGGTTGTGGCCGAGCATAATCGGTACTTTCGCTGCGGCCGCAATCGCCGGAATAGTGACCATCGCGATTATGAGCCCCTTATTGATCCAGGAAATTCGCCAGCAAAAGCGAGGATCGACACCGGCGGCTGCTTCTGCAGGGGAAGAGGACGGAGAAAACCCTGAAGGAAACCTCCCTGACTAA
- the sufB gene encoding Fe-S cluster assembly protein SufB, which produces MTSSPPVIATKEQKEAADQQVIDSIGTQYEYGWHDSDAAGQSARRGLDEDVVRFISAEKNEPEWMLKRRLKALKVFERKPMPNWGPDLSDLDMDQIKYFVRSTDKVANSWEDLPEDIKKTYDRLGIPEAERESLVSGVAAQYESEVVYNQIRGDLEKQGVVFLDTDTALRKHEDLFKRFFGKAVPAGDNKFAALNTAVWSGGSFIYVPKGVHVEIPLQAYFRINTENMGQFERTLIIADEGSYVHYVEGCTAPIYKSDSLHSAIVEIFCLKDARVRYTTIQNWSTNVYNLVTQRAICEEGATMEWVDGNMGSKTNMKYPSVYLTGKNARGEALSVAFSGEGQNQDTGAKMLHLAPNTSSSIVSKSISRNGGRSSYRGLVKIAPEAKHSKASVVCDALLVDQISRTDTYPYVDIQTDDVEMGHEATVSKVSADQLFYLMSRGLSETEAMAMIVRGFIEPIARELPMEYALELNRLIELQMEGSVG; this is translated from the coding sequence ATGACATCATCACCACCGGTGATTGCCACAAAAGAGCAGAAAGAGGCTGCTGACCAGCAGGTTATTGACTCGATTGGCACTCAATACGAGTACGGCTGGCACGACTCAGATGCAGCGGGACAAAGCGCTAGGCGCGGTCTTGACGAGGACGTGGTGCGCTTTATTTCTGCAGAGAAGAACGAGCCCGAATGGATGCTTAAGCGCCGCTTGAAAGCGCTGAAGGTCTTTGAACGCAAACCCATGCCCAACTGGGGGCCGGATTTATCAGATCTGGACATGGATCAGATCAAATACTTCGTGCGCTCCACCGACAAAGTGGCCAACTCCTGGGAAGACTTGCCCGAAGATATTAAGAAAACCTATGACCGCTTAGGGATTCCCGAGGCCGAACGCGAAAGCCTGGTTTCCGGGGTAGCCGCCCAGTATGAATCGGAAGTGGTTTATAATCAGATCCGTGGTGACCTGGAAAAACAAGGGGTAGTGTTTCTAGATACCGACACTGCCCTGCGCAAACACGAAGACCTCTTTAAACGGTTCTTCGGCAAAGCGGTGCCTGCCGGGGATAATAAGTTCGCGGCTCTGAACACCGCCGTGTGGTCCGGGGGATCTTTCATCTATGTGCCAAAAGGAGTACATGTAGAGATTCCACTGCAAGCCTATTTCCGGATTAACACCGAAAACATGGGGCAGTTTGAACGCACCCTGATTATTGCTGACGAGGGCTCCTACGTTCACTACGTGGAAGGTTGTACTGCACCGATCTATAAATCGGATTCTTTGCACTCCGCGATTGTAGAGATTTTCTGCCTCAAAGATGCCCGGGTGCGCTACACCACTATTCAAAACTGGTCCACTAACGTCTATAACCTGGTGACCCAGCGGGCAATCTGCGAAGAAGGCGCCACTATGGAATGGGTGGATGGCAATATGGGGTCAAAAACTAATATGAAGTACCCCTCTGTCTATTTGACCGGCAAGAACGCCCGGGGAGAAGCTCTGTCGGTAGCGTTTTCGGGTGAGGGACAAAACCAGGATACCGGGGCGAAAATGCTGCACCTGGCGCCGAACACTTCCTCTTCGATCGTGTCGAAATCTATTTCGCGTAACGGGGGGCGTTCCTCCTACCGAGGACTGGTGAAGATCGCTCCCGAGGCTAAACACTCCAAGGCTTCGGTGGTTTGTGATGCGCTGCTGGTAGACCAGATTTCCCGTACCGACACCTACCCTTATGTGGATATTCAAACTGATGACGTAGAGATGGGGCACGAGGCTACGGTTTCTAAAGTAAGTGCTGACCAGCTGTTTTATCTAATGAGTCGGGGGCTTAGCGAAACTGAAGCTATGGCGATGATCGTGCGCGGATTTATCGAGCCGATTGCTCGGGAGCTGCCGATGGAGTATGCCCTAGAGCTTAATCGCCTGATTGAACTACAAATGGAAGGATCGGTGGGTTAA
- a CDS encoding NAD kinase, whose protein sequence is MGERRVMVIRHLSRPDLDKTADNVALELRNHGITPVDEKYPGAVEIVIALGGDGTLLGAARYARAQAVPLIGINLGHTGFLTEVEPDKISEVINHIVAGSYTVQSRMTVDVTVSLPDGSEITDWALNEAAILSTDRAHPSHLGLGIDQRGITTYGADGLIVATPTGSTAYNFSAGGPIVWPDVEAIVVSPLGAHGLFTRPLVVSPESTMEISVLPDQRTPMELWLDGLRCHEVPPGSSMRATKGKSPVLLAQILDTPFSGRLVHKFQLPVKGWRSLG, encoded by the coding sequence ATGGGTGAGCGGCGGGTAATGGTAATCCGGCACCTTTCACGCCCTGATTTAGATAAAACTGCTGATAATGTGGCACTTGAGCTGCGAAATCATGGGATAACCCCGGTAGATGAAAAATATCCCGGAGCGGTAGAAATCGTAATCGCTTTAGGTGGGGACGGAACCCTGCTAGGAGCCGCCCGCTATGCCCGCGCCCAAGCAGTACCGCTCATCGGAATCAACCTGGGACACACCGGCTTCTTAACCGAAGTGGAACCAGATAAAATCTCGGAAGTTATCAATCATATTGTGGCCGGTTCCTATACTGTGCAGTCCCGCATGACGGTGGATGTGACGGTTTCTTTGCCGGATGGCAGCGAGATAACCGATTGGGCGCTTAACGAGGCGGCTATTTTGTCCACTGACCGCGCCCATCCTTCCCACCTCGGCCTAGGGATCGATCAACGCGGCATCACCACCTATGGAGCCGATGGTTTGATTGTGGCCACCCCGACTGGGTCTACCGCCTATAACTTTTCTGCCGGCGGCCCAATCGTGTGGCCAGATGTAGAGGCGATAGTGGTTTCTCCCCTGGGAGCGCATGGTTTGTTTACCCGTCCGCTAGTGGTTTCCCCGGAATCCACGATGGAAATCTCGGTATTGCCTGATCAGCGTACCCCTATGGAGCTGTGGCTAGATGGTCTGCGCTGCCACGAAGTCCCGCCGGGATCTTCGATGCGAGCCACCAAAGGCAAATCACCGGTACTGCTAGCCCAAATTCTTGACACTCCTTTCTCTGGGCGCTTGGTTCACAAGTTCCAGTTGCCGGTTAAGGGTTGGCGTTCGCTAGGGTAA
- a CDS encoding non-heme iron oxygenase ferredoxin subunit produces MSLEKVCEISALEPAEALRAEVTDERGDKIPIAVVRDEDGGWHAIDSLCTHGDIPLEEGDVEGCAIECWGHGAQFDLNTGQPTMPATEPVNCYQLEIKGQAVYVDACSRSKGNE; encoded by the coding sequence ATGAGCCTAGAAAAAGTTTGCGAGATCAGCGCCTTGGAGCCCGCCGAGGCACTGCGCGCCGAAGTAACCGACGAGCGGGGGGATAAGATCCCAATCGCGGTGGTGCGGGACGAGGACGGCGGTTGGCACGCCATCGACTCCCTCTGCACCCATGGCGATATCCCTCTAGAAGAGGGCGATGTAGAGGGGTGTGCGATTGAATGTTGGGGACATGGAGCCCAATTCGACCTCAACACCGGACAACCGACAATGCCGGCCACCGAGCCAGTGAACTGTTATCAGCTTGAAATCAAAGGACAGGCGGTTTACGTTGACGCCTGCAGCCGCAGTAAAGGAAATGAATAA
- a CDS encoding helix-turn-helix transcriptional regulator, which yields MSDTEPTRQTVLDLIVEKGPVTAAHLAKILRLTTAAVRRHITALESGQMIAVYETAPQAKRGRGRPARHYIATGKGREGLSEDYSKLASRALGFIEQVAGPGGIDTFAAAHSRDIERRYAPMIKEAGSDPKARARALADALTADGYAATVREVGNGGFAVQLCQGNCPVQEVAGEFPQLCEAETQAFSRLLNVHVQRLATLADGEHVCTTSVPVALPNPKILRKPLNMTD from the coding sequence GTGAGCGATACGGAGCCGACTCGACAAACAGTTTTGGACTTGATCGTCGAAAAAGGGCCGGTTACCGCTGCGCACTTGGCGAAGATCCTCCGTTTGACCACTGCCGCTGTCCGGCGGCATATCACCGCCTTAGAATCCGGGCAGATGATCGCGGTCTATGAAACTGCTCCCCAGGCTAAACGGGGTCGAGGTCGCCCGGCTCGTCACTATATAGCAACTGGCAAAGGACGCGAAGGCCTCAGCGAAGATTACTCCAAACTGGCTAGTCGGGCTCTTGGTTTTATTGAGCAGGTGGCAGGTCCGGGCGGGATTGATACTTTCGCGGCTGCGCATTCTCGCGATATTGAACGCCGCTATGCGCCCATGATTAAAGAGGCCGGCTCTGACCCTAAAGCCCGGGCTCGGGCTCTCGCCGATGCTTTAACTGCCGATGGATATGCGGCGACGGTTCGCGAAGTAGGTAATGGCGGTTTCGCGGTACAGCTTTGTCAAGGAAATTGTCCGGTGCAAGAAGTTGCTGGCGAGTTCCCGCAGCTTTGTGAAGCTGAAACCCAAGCTTTTTCACGTCTTTTAAATGTCCATGTGCAAAGGCTAGCGACTTTGGCGGATGGGGAGCATGTTTGCACCACCTCGGTGCCGGTAGCGTTACCCAACCCGAAAATTCTTCGTAAACCGTTGAACATGACAGACTAG